The DNA sequence TAGAAAAATGGAACACATTACAACACTTTATCAACAATAACTATTTAAAAAGCATAATCTCATCAAGCCCCTTTACATAAAAGCTTTTACGGTGAATGAAGCATCTGCCGTATCTTAGCAATGCTTCATAGTGTGCCTTGGTTGCATATCCTTTATGGCGTTCAAAACCATACTTTGAGTATATGTTTGCCATTTCAATCATCTCCCTATCACGTGTCACTTTTGCCAAAATACTTGCTGCTGAAACTTCTGGTATTTTTGTATCAGCTTTGACCATGGTCTTAATATTTGCAACACCAAAAGTACTATTGCCATCAAAAAGATAGTGTGCTTTAGGCAGTTCCCGTTGTATCTGCCTTAGACCCCTTGAAAGACATTTTGAGATACCTATAGTATCAATCTCTTCTGGTGAGAATCGAACAATACAATAGTGTGCTACTTGGATAATTTGCGAAAAGAGTATTTCCCGTCTCTTTTCACTTAGTTGTTTAGAGTCTGCCAATCCATCTATCTTCTCTTTCAGTATGACACCAGTCATTATCAGTGGTCCTGCAAGTGGTCCACGACCTGCTTCATCAATACCACAAAGAGGTAGCCTATCCATTTAATAGCCCTAAAAACTTCTCTCCATACCGTTCAAATTTTACCTCTCCAATACCATGTACCTCTAGCATCTCCTCTTTATTTTTTGGTTGTTTAGCACTGAGCTCTTTGAGGGTTTTGTCAGAAAAAATAATATAAGGGGGCATATTGTTATGTAATGCTATCTGCAAACGTAGATTTCTAAGTTTATTATAAAGTTCAATATTATAATCATCAACGTTAGGTACTTTGTATTTAAGAACATTTTGCTTAATGCTCAACCGTTCTTTTTTAAGTAAAATTATATGCATTCCCTTTAGTACTTCTGCCCCAAATAGTGTCAATTTGTAAACCTTAAACTCCCCTATATTTACTGCACCAAGCTCTAGTAACTTGTCACCAATAGTCAACCATTGTGCCTTAGTATATTTTTTACC is a window from the Sulfurovum sp. genome containing:
- a CDS encoding ribonuclease HII, translated to MDRLPLCGIDEAGRGPLAGPLIMTGVILKEKIDGLADSKQLSEKRREILFSQIIQVAHYCIVRFSPEEIDTIGISKCLSRGLRQIQRELPKAHYLFDGNSTFGVANIKTMVKADTKIPEVSAASILAKVTRDREMIEMANIYSKYGFERHKGYATKAHYEALLRYGRCFIHRKSFYVKGLDEIMLFK